The genomic interval TGGTTTGAGATGAGCACCCATCAACAGACCGGCCTGTCTCAATGGCCTTAAATACACATGCCACAATCTGAATATGCCATAGAAACAAGCGGCTGTAAATTGCTGCGAACAATAAGATTGATTCTCACCAAAGCACACTATATAGTGTTCTTAATCGTTTTTACCCCATATATATTGTGTTTAGAGGTGTAGCGTGGTGGATTTTGAGCATTTACAAGTAACTAAGCGCGACGGGCGCAAAGAACCGATCGATCTGGATAAAATTCACCGGGTGGTGACTTGGGCGGCAGAAGGTTTAGAGCATGTGTCGGTCTCACAGGTGGAATTACGCAGCCATATTCAGTTCTACGATGGTATTCGTACCAAAGATATTCACGAAACGATTATTAAGTCTGCTGCGGATTTGATCTCAGAGCAGGCGCCTGATTATCAATATCTTGCCGCGCGTTTGGCAATTTTCCATTTGCGCAAAATTGCCTACGGTGAATTCGAGCCACCACATTTTTACGCGCATGTGCAAAACCTCACCGAGCGCGGTAAATATGACAAACACATTTTGTCTGATTACAGCGAAGCCGAATTTAATGAACTCAATGATTATATTGATCATTGGCGCGATATGAATTTTGCCTACGCAGCGGTTAAGCAACTCGAAGGCAAATATTTGGTGCAAAACCGTGTCACTGGCGAAGTCTATGAAAGCCCACAGTTCCTGTATATGTTGGTCGGGATGTGCTTGTTTGCTGACTATCCACGCGACACGCGCCTGGATTATGTGAAGCGCTTTTACGATGCAGCCTCAACGTTTAAGTTGTCGCTGCCGACACCGATTATGAGCGGTGTGCGCACGCCATCACGTCAGTTCAGTTCGTGTGTGCTGATTGAATGTGATGACAGTCTGGATTCGATTAATGCCACCAGTAGTGCGATTGTTCGCTATGTGTCGCAGCGTGCTGGGATTGGTATCAACGCTGGGCGTATTCGCGCTGAGGGTAGCGAAATTCGCAGTGGCGAGGCGCGTCATACCGGGTGTATTCCGTTTTATAAACACTTCCAAACCGCGGTGAAATGCTGCTCACAAGGTGGCGTGCGTGGTGGGGCGGCAACGCTGTTCTATCCTATGTGGCATCTGGAAGTGGAATCACTGCTGGTGTTGAAAAATAACCGTGGGGTGGAAACCAACCGCGTGCGTCATATGGATTACGGCGTACAAATCAACCGCTTGCTCTATCAGCGCTTGTTGAAAAAACAACATATTACACTGTTTTCGCCATCAGACGTTCCGGGGTTATACGAAGCATTTTTTGCCGATCAAGACGAATTTGAGCGCTTATATACGAAGTATGAAGCCGATGAGTCGATTCGTAAGCGTAGCGTGCCAGCGGTGGATCTGTTTTCATTGATGTTGCAAGAGCGTGCTGGTACGGGGCGGGTTTATGTGCAACACGTCGATCACTGCAACACCCACAGCCCGTTTGACCCTGCGGTAGCGCCGGTACGCCAGTCGAATCTGTGTATGGAAATTGCGCTGCCGACCAAACCGCTCAATGATCTTAACGATGAAGACGGCGAGATTGCTTTGTGTACGTTGTCTGCGCTGAATTTGGGGGCGTTTGATGATTTGGCCGATATCGAGCCAGTGGCCGATTTGATTGTGCGCGCACTTGATGCGTTGCTCGATTATCAGGATTACCCGGTGCCAGCAGCGTATAACGCGACGATGAAGCGCCGTACGCTTGGGGTGGGTGTGATCAACTACGCGTATTATTTGGCGAAAAACGGCACCAAATACAGCGACGGATCTGCATTAGGGCTCACCCACCGCGCGTTTGAAGCGATCCAGTATTATTTACTCAAAGCATCAAACACCTTGGCGAAAGAAAAAGGCGCGTGTCCGGCATTTGCCGATACGGTCTATAGTAAAGGCGTGCTGCCGATCGATACCTATAAAAAAGAGCTCGATAAAATTTGCGATGAACCGCTGCAGCTTGATTGGGAAGCGCTGCGCAAAGAAATTACCACCCATGGTTTGCGTAACTCAACCTTAAGTGCGCTGATGCCGTCAGAAACCTCCAGCCAGATTGCTAATGCGACCAATGGTATTGAACCGCCACGTGGCTTTGTGTCGGTAAAAGCGTCAAAAGATGGCATTTTAAAACAAGTGGTACCGGAGTTTTTCAGGCTCAAAGGCCAGTATGAGCTGTTATGGCAAATGCCGGGTAACGAAGGGTATTTGCAGTTGGTGGCGGTGATGCAAAAATTCGTCGATCAAACGATTTCTGCAAACACCAGCTACGATCCACAGCGCTACCCGGGTGGGAAAGTGCCGATGAATCAACTTATTAAAGACCTATTGTTAACGTATAAACTGGGCGTTAAGACCTTGTACTATCACAATACGCGTGATGGGGCTGTTGATAACCAAGACGACCTTGCCGATGATTGTGCCGGCGGGGCGTGTAAAATTTAATCGGAGTGGATCATGACTGAATCATGCCAGTATCGCTACAGTACGTTTTCGCAAAACAAAAATGACCAGCTAAAAGAGCCGATGTTTCTCGGTCAGCCGGTGAATGTGGCGCGCTATGACCAGCAAAAATATGAAGTGTTTGAGAAGCTGATTGAAAAGCAGTTGTCGTTTTTCTGGCGTCCTGAGGAAATTGATGTCTCACAAGACCGGATCGATTACCAAAATTTGCCAACACACGAACAGCATATTTTCATCAGCAATCTGAAATACCAGACCCTGCTTGATTCTATTCAGGGTCGTAGTCCAAACGTTGCTTTGCTGCCGCTGGTGTCGATCCCAGAGCTCGAAACCTGGATTGAAACGTGGTCGTTTTCTGAAACCATCCACTCACGCTCGTATACGCATATTATTCGTAATATCGTCAACGATCCGAATGTGGTGTTCGATGATATTGTCGAGAATGAGTACATTAAAGCGCGTGCGCAAGATATTGCTAAATATTACGATGATCTGATCGAATACACCCAGCGCTACTTGATGGTTGGTTATGGTGAGCATGAAGTCAATGGCTGCAGCTTTACCGTGAGCAAGCGCGAGCTGAAGAAAAAGATTTACCTGTGCTTGATGTGCGTGAATGTGCTCGAAGCGATTCGTTTTTATGTCTCGTTTGCGTGCTCGTTTGCCTTCGCCGAGCGTGAATTGATGGAAGGGAATGCAAAAATCATCAAATTGATTGCGCGTGATGAAGCGTTGCATTTGACTAGTACCCAGCACATGATCAATATTCTGCGCAGCGGGCAAGACGATCCGGAGATGGCGGAAATCGCCAAAGAATGTGAGCAGGATGCGTTTGAAGTCTTCCGTGTGGCCGCTGAGCAAGAAAAAGAATGGGCGGAATATTTATTCAAAGATGGCTCGATGATTGGCTTGAATCGTGATATTTTGGCGCAATATGTCGAATACATCACCAATTTGCGCATGCAGGCGGTCGGGCTCGAACCGGCGTTCCCGCACGCCAAGCAGAACCCGATCCCGTGGATTAACGCGTGGTTGTCGTCAGACAATGTGCAAGTGGCGCCACAGGAAGTTGAAATCAGCTCGTATCTCATCGGGCAGATCGATTCTGAAGTCAATCTCGACGACTTGGATGACTTCGAGCTCTAATATGGCGTTAATCACCACCAATCAACACCGTTTTCGCCTTGAGGTGGGTGAGACCTTGCTTGATGGTCTGATCCGCACCGGGCACGCGGTGGAATATCAATGTCGCGAAGGGTACTGCGGGAGCTGCCGGGTACGCGCGCAGGGCGAGTTTAGCTACGTTCGCGCGCCACTGGCCTATACTGGGCCGGGCGAAGTGCTCGCTTGTTGCGCGGTGCCCAAAACCGATATTTTTTTAGATATTGATCTGGCGGTATTGCGTCGTACGGGTTGAAATACACTTAAATCATCTCTCGAAACCCTAATTATCTCTCATAATTGGGGTTTTATTGTTTCTGCGGTTGATTTTTTAACCTGTTTTGATGCGTTGCGAATAAAATGGCATGACGTTTAATCTAATGATCGATTGATCTAGGAAGGAAAGATGAGATTTATTGAGACTAAAGTCGGCGCTGAAGCTGGAGATGCTTACGCACAACATAATCTTGGTGTTATGTATGCTAAAGGACAAGGTGTCGCACGAGATGATGAAGTAGCGGTGAATTGGTGGAGAAAAGCCGCAGAACAGGGGCTCGCTGCCGCACAATATAATCTTGGTCTTGCGTATGCTAATGGAAAAGGTGTCACACAAGATGATGAAGCAGCAGTAAATTGGTATCGCAAAGCAGCAGAACAGGGGGATACTACCGCACAACATAATCTTGCTGTTATGTATGCTGAGGGAAGAGGCGTTGCGCAAGATGATGAAGCAGCGGTGAAATGGTATCGCAAAGCGGCAGAGCAGGGGGCTGCTGACGCACAAAACAATCTTGCTATTATGTATGCTAAAGGAAAAGGCGTCGCACGAGATGATGGGGCAGCGGTGAATTGGTGGAGGAAAGCCGCAGAGCAGGGGAATGCTGCTGCTCAATACCTTCTTGGTCTTGCGTATACTAAGGGAGAAGGCATCACGCAGGATTATGAAGTGGCGGTGAATTGGTTTAATAAAGCTGCGGAGCAGGGGATTGCTGATGCACAAGCCATTCTTGCTGTTATGTATACTAAGGGAGAAAGTGTCGCGCGAGATGATGAAGCAGCAGTGAATTGGTATCGCAAAGCCGCAGAGCAGGGGAATGCTGCTGCACAATACTTTCTTGGTCTTGCGTATACTAAGGGAGAAGGTGTCGCACAAGATGATGAAGTCGCAGTGAATTGGTATCGCAAAGCCGCAGAGCAAGGGGATGCTGACGCACAAACCAATCTTGGTTGGATGTATGATATGGGAAGAGGTGTCGCGCGTGATGAAGAAGTAGCGGTGAAATGGTATCGTAAAGCGGCGGAGCAGGGATATGCTGGGGCACAAACCAAGCTTGGTATTATGTATTCTCTTGGAGAAGGTGTCGCGCAAGATTATAAAGAAGCGGTGGGGTGGTTGAGAAAAGCCGTGGAGCAGGGAAATGCTGATGCACAAGCCATCCTTGATGTTATATATCCTAAAGGACTAGTCGCCACACAAGATTATGTAGCCGCGGTGAATTGGTATCGCAAAGCCGCAGAGCAAGGGGATGCTGACGCACAATTCTCTCTTGGTGTTATGTATGCTAAAGGACGAGGCGTCGCGCAAAATGACGAAACGGCGGTGGATTGGTATCGTAAAGCGGCGGAGCAGGGGGTTGTTGAGGCACAATACAATCTTGGTCTTATGTATGCTAAGGGAGAAGGCGTCGCGCAAGATCATGAAGCAGCGGTGAATTGGTTTAGAAAAGCGGCGGAGCAGGGGCATGCTGATGCACAATATGCTCTTAGTGTTATGCATGCTAAAAGACAAGACGTCACACAAGCTGTTAAAACAACGGAGAAGTGGTATCACAAGCTCATTCAGCGTATCTTCCCTCGGAGATAGGGTTTCTCTATTTCATCTACCCATACGCTACTTTTAATGAAATCTCTGCTAGATATATGACCTATTGATACGCCCTTTTTTATGATTATTACAATGGTTGTGCTTTGTTATGGGCTAATGAGTGATATAAGCACAAAGAATACATTTTATAAGCTGACGTGATGATAAAAGGGGGCGATAACTTTGTGTTCATCGTAGCCATGTCGTAAAATAGAGCGTTAGTGAATTTATTCTAAAATAGCAAAGTGAGGCAATCATGACGACAAAAAAACAATCGTTGTCTGTGGGCGATAAACAGTACGCCTACTACCCTTTATCATCGGTGGTTGATGGTAATCATCTGGCAAAACTGCCATTTTCGATTAAAATTTTGCTCGAAAACTTGCTGCGTACCTGCGACGGTGAATCAGTTACTGAAGATGACGTTCAAGCATTAGCAACCTGGACACCAACCAGCCTGACTGAAAAAGAAATCGCTTTTAGTCCCAGTCGCGTCATTTTGCAGGATTTTACAGGCGTACCTTGTGTGGTCGATTTGGCCGCAATGCGCGATGCGATGGTTGCCTTAGGCGGTGATCCACAGAAAATTAACCCACAAGTGCCGGTTGATCTGGTTATTGACCATTCCGTGATGGTGGATTATTTTGCCAGCGATGATGCAGTCGAGAAAAATGCTGCGATTGAGTTTGAACGCAATAATGAGCGTTATCAGTTTCTGCGTTGGGGGCAAAAAGCGTTTGATAAATTCCGTGTGGTACCACCAGATACTGGTATTGTTCACCAGGTCAACCTCGAGTACCTCGCACAAGTGGTTTTCCAGAATAACGACGGCGACGAAGCGCTTGTCTACCCAGATAGCCTGGTTGGTACCGACTCGCACACTACCATGATCAACGGCCTTGGTGTCCTTGGTTGGGGTGTTGGTGGGATCGAAGCCGAAGCGGCGATGCTTGGCCAACCGATCACCATGCTGGTGCCTGATGTTGTTGGGTTTGAATTAACCGGCAAATTGCAGCCAGGGGTTACCGCGACCGACTTAGTATTAACCGTCACGCAAATGCTGCGTGAACTTGGTGTGGTGGGTAAATTTGTTGAATTTTTCGGCGATGGCCTGGTTGATCTGCCGTTGGCTGACCGTGCAACGATTGCCAACATGGCACCAGAATACGGTGCGACGTGTGGCATCTTCCCAATTGATGAAGAAACGCTGAACTATATGCGTCTTTCTGGTCGTGATGAAGATTTGATTGAGCTAACGCGTGAGTATGCCAAAGCTCAAGGCATGTGGCGTGAGCAAGGCGCACGTCCGCAATACACCACCACCTTAACCTTGGATATGGGGACTGTAGTTCCATCGGTTGCTGGTCCTAAGCGTCCGCAAGACCGTATCGAGCTGACCGAACTGAGCAAGAAAGCTAATGAATTATTGCCCGCAGAGCCTAAATCAGCGCAGGTGACGATGAATGGTGAAACCTTCACCCTTGAAGACGGCGCGGTGGTGATTAACGCGATCACCAGTTGTACCAACACCTCTAACCCATCTGTGATGCTGGCTGCTGGTTTGGTGGCGAAAAAAGCGGTTGAGAATGGTTTGGTTCGTAAGCCGTGGTGTAAAACCTCATTGGCTCCAGGCTCACAAGTGGTGACTGAATATCTCGAGAAAGCTGGGCTGATTCCGTATCTTGAAAAAGTTGGGTTCCATGTGGTCGGCTATGGCTGTACGACCTGTATTGGTAACTCTGGCCCATTACCGGATGAAGTAGGCGATGCGATCGATGAGCATGATCTAACCGTTGCATCCGTGCTTTCAGGTAACCGTAACTTCGAAGGCCGTGTGCATGCTAAAGTGAAAATGAATTTCCTGGCTTCACCACCGCTGGTGGTCGCTTATTCCTTGCTTGGTACGGTCTGTAAAGACATCACCTCAGATGTGATCGGTACCAACGCTGAAGGTAAAGATATTTACTTGAAAGATATCTGGCCAACCTCTGAAGAAGTGCATGAGCAACTTTCAGCGATTGAGCGTGAAATGTATGTCAAAGGCTACGACGATGTCTTCAAAGGCTCTGAAATGTGGCAAAACATCCAGGTCGCTGAATCGAAAAGCTATGACTGGGATGAAAGTTCAACTTACATCAAGAACCCACCATACTTTGAAGGTATGCCGAAACAAGCACCGAGTGAGTTGCCACAAATTAAGGGCGCTCGCGTTCTCGCACGCTTAGGTGATTCAATCACTACCGACCATATCTCTCCTGCTGGCTCGTTCAAACCAGAAACGCCAGCTGGACGGTTTTTGGTTGGACGAGGCGTTGAACCAAAAGACTTTAACTCGTATGGTTCACGTCGTGGTAACGATGATGTGATGGTGCGTGGGACCTTTGGTAACATCCGTCTGCGTAACGAACTCGCCCCAGGCACAGAAGGGGGTTGGACAACCAACTTCTTAAATGGCGAAGTCGAAACCATCTACGATGCGTCTATGGCGTATCAAGAAAACAATATTCCATTGGTTGTGTTGGCCGGTAAAGAATATGGTACTGGCTCTTCACGTGACTGGGCGGCTAAAGGCACCATTTTGCTAGGTGTCCAAGCGGTTATCACTGAGAGCTTTGAACGTATTCACCGCTCGAACTTGGTTGGCATGGGCGTTCTGCCACTGCAATTCCAAGACGGTGAAACGCGCGAAACCTTAGGCTTAAAAGGCGATGAAACTTTCGATTTCGCCGAACTGACTAAGGGCGCAAAAATGCTTGATGTCACCGCAACCTCGCCTGAGGGTGAGGTGAAAAACTTCACCGTGCGTGTACGCATCGATACCCCGAAAGAGTGGGCGTACTACCAACACGGTGGTATCTTGCAATATGTGCTCCGTCAATTAGACAACTAAGCAAGAACCAACATCGTTGGATCAAAAAAGCAGGCTTTCGAGCCTGCTTTTTTATTATCTGCCTTAGTGGCAATGGATCAAAAATGCCTTATAAGATCACGCTCCCCCAAGTAAAGCCTAAGATCACGCTCAGCGTAATGGCCAGCGTTCCCGGGATTAAAAATGGGTGGTTAAAGACTAATTTACCAATTTGGGTTGAGCCAGTATCATCCATTTCCACCGCCGCTAATAAGGTTGGGTAGGTGGGCAAAACAAACAGGGCGCTGACTGCAGCAAATGAAGCGATTGCGGTAAGTGGCTCAACGCCAAGTACTAAAGCGGCTGGGAGTAATGCTTTTGCAGTCGCTGCTTGTGAATACAGCAGCATGCTCGCAAAAAAGAAGGTCACCGCGAGCATCCACGGATAATCATCAAGGATGCGGCTGGCGGTTTCTTTAATGTCCTCTAAGTGGGCGCTGACAAAGGTATCGCCAAGCCAAGCAACACCAAGTACACAAATACATGCGCTCATGCCCGATTTGAATGTTGAGGCATTGAGCACTCGGTTCGGATCAATTTTTGTCGCAAACACGATGAATGTTGCGGCTGCCAGCATAAAGGTCATAATCGCTTCGTTACGTGGCAAGGTTGGGTTTTCAATAATCCCCACCTTATCGCTAATCAAAGTAGCGTAGGTCACAACAACCGCGATGGTGAGAAGAAAAATCAACACAGAACGTTTAGCGCCAGATTTGATATTAATCGCTTGCGCGCCACGTAAGCTGACCTGTCCGTTTTCTAACCGCCGCTGGTATTCTGGATCTTGATCGAGTTCTTTGCCCAGAAAATTAGCAACAACTGCGGTGAGCATACAGGCGAGAAAAGTCGTTGGGATACAGATGGCGAGTAGTTGCAGATAGCCCACACCAAGCGGTTCTAACACCCCGCTGACAAACACGACAGCTGCAGAAATGGGTGAGGCGGTGATGGCAATCTGTGAGGCGACCACTGCAATCGATAACGGGCGCGACGGGCGAATACCTTGTTCTTTAGCCACCTCTGCGATCACCGGAAGGGTTGAAAATGCGGTGTGTCCTGTGCCAGCCAGCAAGGTCATCACATACGTCACAACCGGCGCTAAAAAAGTAATGTGTTTGGGGTTGCGGCGCAAAATCCGTTCGGCAATATGGACTAAATAATCCAAACCGCCGGCGACCTGCATGGCCGCAATCGCAGCGATAACCGACATAATGATGAGAATGACATCAATCGGAATACTGCCAGGGCTCATGCCAAGTAATAAACACAAGACTGCAACACCGAGCCCACCAGCATAACCGATAGCGATAGAGCCAAGTCGTGCGCCAATAAAAATGGCGCCAAGAACGACGATTAATTGCACGATCCACATCATGTGCTCCTTTAGTGTTTCGGTTTAACTTGTGGGTAGACCATGTTTTGTGGCGCGATGATCTCATCGAGCTTATCTTGAGGGAGCATGCCTTCTTCAAGCACGATGTCGTAAACCCTGCGTCCGCTCTCAAGTGCTTTTTGTGCGACATAGGTGGCGTTGTCATAGCCAATATGCGGGTTAAGCGCAGTTACTAAGCCGATATTATTGAGTACTTCTTCACGGCAATGTTCGACATTGAGGCTGATGCCGTCGATGCATTTTTTAGCGAAGGTTTCGCAAATATGGGCGAGCATGGTGATGCCAGTAAAGAGGTTGAAGGTAATCACCGGCTCAAAGACATTGAGCTGTAATTGACCGCCTTCAGCGGCCATGACAATGGCGTGGTCAATGCCCATAATGTGGAATGCTGCCTGATTAACCACTTCTGGGATCACCGGGTTCACTTTCCCCGGCATAATCGAACTCCCTGGCTGCATCTCTGGTAGACGATAGTTCGCCAGACCGGCACGTGGCCCCGAGCTCAACAGACGCAAATCGTTAGCAATTTTTGAGAGCCTGGCAGCGATTAAGCGAATGTTACCGGAAAGTTGCACATAGGTGCTGGTGTCCTGGGTGGCTTGAATGAGATCTTCCGCAGTGTAGTAGGGTTTGTTGGTGAGTAAAGTGAGCGCATCAGCACAAGCCTCGGCATAGCCTGCTGGGGCGTTTAATCCGGTGCCAATCGCAGTTGCGCCCATGTTGATTTCATAGAGTTTGTGGCGGATGTCTTCGAGCCGCACCATCTCTTTTTTCATCGTCGTCGCAAAGGCGTTAAATTCCTGGCCAGCAGTCATTGGCACCGCGTCTTGAAGGTGCGTGCGGCCCATTTTTAAGTGCTCGCCAAATTCTTGGGATTTATGAATAAAGCTATCGCGTAGAATGGTCATCGAACGTAACAGGCGTTCAATATAATTATCAAGCGCGATATGCAGCGCGGTTGGGTAAGCGTCGTTGGTCGACTGCGAGCGGTTAACATGGTTGTTCGGGTGGCAGTATTGATACTCACCTTTATTATGCCCCATGATTTCCAGCGCACGGTTGGCAATAACTTCATTGGCATTCATATTGGTTGAGGTGCCGGCGCCGCCTTGAAACATATCGACGATAAATTCTTCGTGCATTTTCCCGGCAATCAGTTCATCGCACGCCGCACAAATCGCATTCTTGACTGGCTCGTCTAACACGCCAACTTGATGGTTAGCGATCGCTGCGGCTTTTTTAACCGTCGCTAGCGCGCGAATAAAGGTGGAAAAGCGACTCAGGCGAACATCGGTGACTTTGAAGTTCTCAAAAGCTCTAAGCGTTTGAATGCCGTAATAGGCGTGAGAAGGGACTTCACGATAACCGAGGAGATCGTGTTCTTGACGAGTGGGCATGGGTTTCCTCTAGGGTTTTTAGTTTGGGTTAATTTTATCATTTTTACCTATAAAAAGATAAGAGTTGCCCTTATTTAACCGTAGCCAAGCGTTTGGCACCAGTTTGGCGTAATGCACGGTCTGATCTCTGGTATAAAAGCGATGGTCGCGGTACAATGGCGCGTTTTTACAAATATTTACTTGGCGTGTGGTAAGCGTCAACACTGAATTAAGGAGCGATTATGGTCGATATTACCCTTCCCGATGGCAGCGTTAAATCATTCGATGGCGCAACCACGGGCGCTGACGTGGCGGCCTCAATTGGCGCAGGCTTGGCTAAAGCGGCGCTGGCCGTGCGTGTGAATGATCATTTGCAGGATTTAAGCGACCCAATCGCAGAAGATGCGCGGGTGGCGATTATTACCGCACGCGATGAAGAAGGGTTAGAAATTATCCGCCACTCCACCGCGCATTTATTAGGCCATGCGCTCAAGCAGTTGTGGCCAGATGCGAAAATGGTGATTGGTCCGGTGATCGAAAATGGCTTCTATTATGACATTGCCGCGGAACATCGCTTCAATCCAGAAGACTTGCAAGCCTTAGAGGCGCGTATGCAAGAGCTGGCAAAAACCGGTTATGAGGTTGAAAAGGTGTGGACACCAGTTGCTAAGGCGCGTGAAACTTTTGCCGCGCGAGGTGAAGACTATAAAATTCGCTTGATCGATGATTTTGACGACGCTGTGCGCGAGGTTGGCCTCTATCATCATCAGGAATACCTCGATATGTGTCGCGGGCCGCATGTACCGAATATGGGCCACATCAAAGCGTTCAAACTGACCAAGTTGGCGGGTTCTTATTGGCGAGGCGATGCCAGTGGCGAACCGTTACAGCGGATTTATGGCGTAGGTTTTCGCGATAAGAAAGCACTCAACGCCTACCTTGAACAGCTCGCAGAAGCAGAAAAACGCGATCACCGTAAGATCGGCAAACAGCAAGGCCTGTTTCATTTCCAGGAAGAAGCGCCGGGGATGGTATTTTGGCATGCTCACGGTTGGACGATTTACCGTGAAATCGAAAACTATATGCGCACCAAATTGCAAAAATACGGCTATCAAGAGGTGATGGCGCCGCAGATTTTGGACCGCAGTTTGTGGGAAAAATCGGGGCACTGGGATAAGTTCGGCGGCAATATGTTTACCTGCTGCATCGATGAACATGACTATGCGGTCAAGCCAATGAACTGCCCAGGGCATGTGCAGATCTTTAATCAAGGCTTGCGCAGCTACCGTGAGCTGCCGATCCGTATGGCAGAATTTGGCATTTGTCACCGCAATGAACCTTCCGGTACGCTGCACGGCCTGATGCGTGTGCGACGCTTTGTGCAAGATGATGGGCATATTTTCTGTACCCAAGCGCAAATTAAAAGTGAGATCGAGGCGTGCTGCAAGATGGTCTACGAAGTCTATCAGGACTTCGGTTTTGAACACATTGAGCTCGCCTTATCAACCCGCCCTGAACAGCGTGTGGGTTCAGATGAAATCTGGGATAAAGCGGAGGCAGATTTGGAAGCCGCGCTTAAAGCGCAAGGCCTGGAGTATGTCATCCAGCCTGGCGAAGGCGCATTTTATGGGCCGAAAATTGAATTTACCCTCAAAGACAGTATTGGACGTCGTTG from Suttonella sp. R2A3 carries:
- the nrdA gene encoding class 1a ribonucleoside-diphosphate reductase subunit alpha, which translates into the protein MDFEHLQVTKRDGRKEPIDLDKIHRVVTWAAEGLEHVSVSQVELRSHIQFYDGIRTKDIHETIIKSAADLISEQAPDYQYLAARLAIFHLRKIAYGEFEPPHFYAHVQNLTERGKYDKHILSDYSEAEFNELNDYIDHWRDMNFAYAAVKQLEGKYLVQNRVTGEVYESPQFLYMLVGMCLFADYPRDTRLDYVKRFYDAASTFKLSLPTPIMSGVRTPSRQFSSCVLIECDDSLDSINATSSAIVRYVSQRAGIGINAGRIRAEGSEIRSGEARHTGCIPFYKHFQTAVKCCSQGGVRGGAATLFYPMWHLEVESLLVLKNNRGVETNRVRHMDYGVQINRLLYQRLLKKQHITLFSPSDVPGLYEAFFADQDEFERLYTKYEADESIRKRSVPAVDLFSLMLQERAGTGRVYVQHVDHCNTHSPFDPAVAPVRQSNLCMEIALPTKPLNDLNDEDGEIALCTLSALNLGAFDDLADIEPVADLIVRALDALLDYQDYPVPAAYNATMKRRTLGVGVINYAYYLAKNGTKYSDGSALGLTHRAFEAIQYYLLKASNTLAKEKGACPAFADTVYSKGVLPIDTYKKELDKICDEPLQLDWEALRKEITTHGLRNSTLSALMPSETSSQIANATNGIEPPRGFVSVKASKDGILKQVVPEFFRLKGQYELLWQMPGNEGYLQLVAVMQKFVDQTISANTSYDPQRYPGGKVPMNQLIKDLLLTYKLGVKTLYYHNTRDGAVDNQDDLADDCAGGACKI
- the nrdB gene encoding class Ia ribonucleoside-diphosphate reductase subunit beta → MTESCQYRYSTFSQNKNDQLKEPMFLGQPVNVARYDQQKYEVFEKLIEKQLSFFWRPEEIDVSQDRIDYQNLPTHEQHIFISNLKYQTLLDSIQGRSPNVALLPLVSIPELETWIETWSFSETIHSRSYTHIIRNIVNDPNVVFDDIVENEYIKARAQDIAKYYDDLIEYTQRYLMVGYGEHEVNGCSFTVSKRELKKKIYLCLMCVNVLEAIRFYVSFACSFAFAERELMEGNAKIIKLIARDEALHLTSTQHMINILRSGQDDPEMAEIAKECEQDAFEVFRVAAEQEKEWAEYLFKDGSMIGLNRDILAQYVEYITNLRMQAVGLEPAFPHAKQNPIPWINAWLSSDNVQVAPQEVEISSYLIGQIDSEVNLDDLDDFEL
- the yfaE gene encoding class I ribonucleotide reductase maintenance protein YfaE is translated as MALITTNQHRFRLEVGETLLDGLIRTGHAVEYQCREGYCGSCRVRAQGEFSYVRAPLAYTGPGEVLACCAVPKTDIFLDIDLAVLRRTG
- a CDS encoding tetratricopeptide repeat protein, with product MRFIETKVGAEAGDAYAQHNLGVMYAKGQGVARDDEVAVNWWRKAAEQGLAAAQYNLGLAYANGKGVTQDDEAAVNWYRKAAEQGDTTAQHNLAVMYAEGRGVAQDDEAAVKWYRKAAEQGAADAQNNLAIMYAKGKGVARDDGAAVNWWRKAAEQGNAAAQYLLGLAYTKGEGITQDYEVAVNWFNKAAEQGIADAQAILAVMYTKGESVARDDEAAVNWYRKAAEQGNAAAQYFLGLAYTKGEGVAQDDEVAVNWYRKAAEQGDADAQTNLGWMYDMGRGVARDEEVAVKWYRKAAEQGYAGAQTKLGIMYSLGEGVAQDYKEAVGWLRKAVEQGNADAQAILDVIYPKGLVATQDYVAAVNWYRKAAEQGDADAQFSLGVMYAKGRGVAQNDETAVDWYRKAAEQGVVEAQYNLGLMYAKGEGVAQDHEAAVNWFRKAAEQGHADAQYALSVMHAKRQDVTQAVKTTEKWYHKLIQRIFPRR
- the acnA gene encoding aconitate hydratase AcnA; the protein is MTTKKQSLSVGDKQYAYYPLSSVVDGNHLAKLPFSIKILLENLLRTCDGESVTEDDVQALATWTPTSLTEKEIAFSPSRVILQDFTGVPCVVDLAAMRDAMVALGGDPQKINPQVPVDLVIDHSVMVDYFASDDAVEKNAAIEFERNNERYQFLRWGQKAFDKFRVVPPDTGIVHQVNLEYLAQVVFQNNDGDEALVYPDSLVGTDSHTTMINGLGVLGWGVGGIEAEAAMLGQPITMLVPDVVGFELTGKLQPGVTATDLVLTVTQMLRELGVVGKFVEFFGDGLVDLPLADRATIANMAPEYGATCGIFPIDEETLNYMRLSGRDEDLIELTREYAKAQGMWREQGARPQYTTTLTLDMGTVVPSVAGPKRPQDRIELTELSKKANELLPAEPKSAQVTMNGETFTLEDGAVVINAITSCTNTSNPSVMLAAGLVAKKAVENGLVRKPWCKTSLAPGSQVVTEYLEKAGLIPYLEKVGFHVVGYGCTTCIGNSGPLPDEVGDAIDEHDLTVASVLSGNRNFEGRVHAKVKMNFLASPPLVVAYSLLGTVCKDITSDVIGTNAEGKDIYLKDIWPTSEEVHEQLSAIEREMYVKGYDDVFKGSEMWQNIQVAESKSYDWDESSTYIKNPPYFEGMPKQAPSELPQIKGARVLARLGDSITTDHISPAGSFKPETPAGRFLVGRGVEPKDFNSYGSRRGNDDVMVRGTFGNIRLRNELAPGTEGGWTTNFLNGEVETIYDASMAYQENNIPLVVLAGKEYGTGSSRDWAAKGTILLGVQAVITESFERIHRSNLVGMGVLPLQFQDGETRETLGLKGDETFDFAELTKGAKMLDVTATSPEGEVKNFTVRVRIDTPKEWAYYQHGGILQYVLRQLDN